Genomic window (Deinococcus arcticus):
GTCTCGCTGGTGCCCGTGACCGAGTGGGCCTCATTGGTCCCCGAACTGATGGTGAGTGACCTGGCGCGCAGCCTGGACGTGTACACGCGCCTGTTTGGCTTCACGCTGAACTACACGCGCCCCGGCTTTGCCTATCTGAGCCTGGGGCGGGTGCAGTGGATGCTGGAACAGGCCGGGCCTGACGGCGGCTGGCGCACCGGGCCGCTGAAAGCGCCCTACGGACGGGG
Coding sequences:
- a CDS encoding bleomycin resistance protein, with translation MTAEDVSLVPVTEWASLVPELMVSDLARSLDVYTRLFGFTLNYTRPGFAYLSLGRVQWMLEQAGPDGGWRTGPLKAPYGRGINFQILAPDLDILHARLVDAAYPLFRPLESATYAEGDTLHTQRQFLVQDPDGYLLRFTD